The following are encoded in a window of Deinococcus sp. YIM 134068 genomic DNA:
- a CDS encoding family 78 glycoside hydrolase catalytic domain: protein MTLTPIRLRVNHKVAPLGLDTAAPRLSWWVTGEGQGRTITAAQVLVATTPNHLAQDDGNVWDSGRLDGVTSHITYAGSPLPSRQRCCWKVRVWDEGGRPGPWSDVSTWEMGLLTPGDWQATWVEHEVWSREDRPRPVPLMRRTFRLDAPVRSARLYVTALGLYEARLNGQRVGDALLAPGWTDYHTRVLYQTYDVTSLLQEGDNALGAVLGDGWYCGYVGFRNERRHYGPRPRFLAQLEVHLDTGARVVVTTDGSWTATTGPVRASDLLMGETYDARAELPGWDLADYDDSAWSPVVTTRWHGTLTADAGPPIRALATLKPAQDILFAPGVRIFDLGQNIVGWVRVRVRGEAGARVTLRFAEMLRGDGALYTEALRSAAATDTYVCKGDPEEVFEPRFTFHGFRFVEVVGDAQLLDLHGVVVGSDTPQAGTFACSDPNLNQLQSNIDWSRRGNFLSVPTDCPQRDERLGWLGDAQVFAPTALLNADCAAFFSKWMQDVLDAQSPAGAFPDVAPRLVTEQDGAPGWGDAGVIVPWTLWRYGGDLSVAQRAWTAMTRWMTYIGEANPEFLWLRRRGNDYGDWLAQDGDDPKDGFGSRTPKDLVATAFWAHDARLMAEMAAALGRREEARAYRVLFERICVAFQTAYLEENGWLRGRTQTGQTLALRFGLLSEHLRPSALARLVDLIEARGDHLTTGFLGVAHLLPVLAEGGRADIAQRLLARDTFPSWLFSVRQGATTIWERWDGFTHERGFGDPNMNSFNHYSLGSVGQWLFEGTGGLLPLEAGFTRVRIAPQPGPLAWARVTHDAPTGHFEVEWRKAGDTFELDVVLPVGVTAEVLLPEEYRSAETVQVLGSGRHALVARAEVLI from the coding sequence ATGACCCTCACCCCGATTCGCCTGCGCGTCAACCACAAGGTCGCGCCCCTTGGTCTCGACACCGCCGCTCCACGTCTGAGCTGGTGGGTGACGGGCGAAGGGCAGGGCCGCACGATCACCGCCGCTCAGGTCCTCGTGGCCACCACCCCCAATCACCTCGCGCAGGACGACGGGAATGTGTGGGACAGCGGTCGGCTGGACGGCGTGACCTCACACATCACGTACGCCGGGTCGCCGCTGCCCAGCCGGCAACGCTGCTGCTGGAAGGTCCGCGTGTGGGACGAGGGGGGCCGACCGGGGCCGTGGAGTGACGTCTCGACGTGGGAGATGGGACTTCTCACCCCGGGGGACTGGCAGGCCACCTGGGTCGAGCACGAGGTCTGGAGCCGCGAGGACCGACCCCGCCCGGTGCCCCTGATGCGCCGGACCTTCCGGTTGGACGCCCCCGTCCGTTCGGCACGGCTGTACGTCACGGCACTCGGCTTGTACGAGGCGCGCCTCAACGGGCAGCGGGTTGGTGACGCCCTCCTCGCGCCCGGCTGGACCGACTATCACACGCGTGTGCTGTACCAGACCTATGACGTCACCTCGTTGCTGCAAGAGGGCGACAACGCCCTTGGTGCGGTGCTGGGCGACGGCTGGTACTGCGGGTACGTCGGCTTCCGCAACGAGCGCCGCCACTACGGTCCCCGCCCCCGCTTCCTCGCGCAGCTCGAAGTGCACCTCGACACCGGCGCGCGGGTCGTCGTCACGACCGACGGGTCATGGACCGCCACCACCGGACCGGTCCGCGCATCCGACCTGCTGATGGGCGAAACGTACGACGCCCGCGCCGAGTTGCCCGGCTGGGACCTCGCCGACTACGACGACTCCGCCTGGTCGCCCGTCGTCACGACCCGCTGGCACGGCACCCTGACGGCGGACGCCGGACCGCCCATCCGCGCGCTCGCCACCCTGAAACCCGCACAGGACATCCTCTTTGCGCCGGGCGTGCGGATTTTTGACCTCGGGCAGAACATCGTCGGGTGGGTCCGCGTCCGCGTTCGGGGAGAGGCGGGCGCGCGCGTCACCCTGCGCTTCGCGGAGATGCTCCGGGGTGACGGTGCCCTGTACACCGAGGCGCTCCGCTCCGCCGCCGCCACGGACACCTACGTCTGTAAGGGTGATCCCGAGGAGGTGTTCGAACCCCGCTTCACCTTCCACGGCTTCCGCTTCGTCGAAGTCGTCGGGGACGCGCAGCTCCTCGACCTTCACGGCGTGGTGGTCGGCAGCGACACCCCGCAGGCAGGCACCTTCGCGTGCTCCGACCCGAACCTGAACCAGCTCCAGTCCAATATCGACTGGAGCCGCCGCGGCAACTTCCTGTCCGTGCCCACCGACTGCCCGCAGCGGGACGAACGGCTCGGCTGGCTTGGCGACGCCCAGGTATTCGCACCCACCGCTCTGCTGAATGCCGACTGCGCAGCGTTCTTCTCCAAGTGGATGCAGGACGTGCTCGACGCGCAGAGTCCCGCTGGGGCCTTTCCGGATGTGGCACCCCGCCTCGTGACCGAGCAGGACGGTGCGCCCGGCTGGGGGGACGCGGGCGTGATCGTTCCGTGGACACTGTGGCGGTACGGCGGTGATCTGAGCGTCGCTCAGCGCGCATGGACGGCCATGACGCGCTGGATGACGTACATCGGGGAGGCGAACCCCGAGTTCCTGTGGCTGAGGCGCCGGGGCAACGACTACGGCGATTGGCTCGCGCAGGACGGCGACGACCCAAAGGACGGCTTCGGTAGCCGTACCCCCAAGGACCTCGTGGCGACCGCCTTTTGGGCGCATGACGCGCGGCTCATGGCGGAGATGGCGGCGGCACTGGGAAGGCGGGAGGAGGCGCGGGCGTACAGGGTGCTGTTCGAGCGAATTTGCGTGGCCTTTCAGACGGCGTACCTGGAGGAGAACGGGTGGCTGAGGGGGCGCACGCAGACGGGGCAGACCCTGGCGCTCCGCTTCGGCCTGCTTTCCGAACACCTGAGACCCTCGGCGTTGGCCCGGCTGGTGGACCTCATCGAGGCACGCGGCGACCACCTCACGACGGGGTTCCTGGGGGTGGCGCACCTGCTGCCGGTGCTCGCCGAAGGGGGCCGCGCCGACATCGCCCAGCGGCTGCTGGCGCGGGACACCTTCCCGTCGTGGTTGTTCTCCGTACGGCAGGGCGCGACGACCATTTGGGAGCGTTGGGACGGGTTCACGCACGAGCGGGGCTTCGGTGACCCGAACATGAACTCCTTCAATCACTACTCGCTGGGCAGTGTCGGGCAGTGGCTGTTCGAGGGAACTGGTGGGCTCTTGCCCCTGGAGGCGGGCTTTACACGGGTGAGGATCGCGCCCCAGCCGGGACCCCTGGCGTGGGCGCGGGTCACGCACGACGCGCCCACCGGACACTTCGAGGTGGAGTGGCGCAAGGCGGGAGACACCTTCGAACTGGACGTGGTCCTCCCGGTGGGCGTGACAGCGGAGGTGCTTCTGCCCGAGGAATACCGCTCGGCGGAGACAGTCCAGGTCTTGGGCTCGGGTCGTCACGCCCTGGTGGCCAGGGCGGAGGTGTTGATATGA
- a CDS encoding alpha/beta hydrolase: MTKIARIDPELVGPLGGLPPMVLTPGVLPRLREEHQATFADLNRASLPSPDVLAEDRLIPGPQGAPDVMVRLYRPARAGGQRPALLWIHGGGYMLGSVAGDDQYVGPLTHAVDCVVVSVEYRLAPEVPFPGPLEDCYAALTWLYTHAEALGVNPERIAIGGGSAGGGLAAGLGLLARDRGEVPVCFEVLIYPMLDDRNTRSAEEVGSDHLLWDRAGNRFGWQCYLGREPGGEDVPYQAAPARAEDVSGLPPTFISVGELDLFLDENIEYAQRLLRAGVPTELHVYPGAYHGFDVFVPTARVSRRAREDVVRALRHALWGHEVGPAPTTPG, encoded by the coding sequence ATGACTAAGATTGCCCGGATCGACCCTGAACTGGTCGGCCCCCTTGGTGGGCTGCCTCCGATGGTCCTCACTCCCGGGGTGCTTCCCCGGCTGCGCGAGGAGCACCAGGCGACGTTCGCGGACCTCAATCGCGCCTCGCTGCCGTCACCGGACGTCCTCGCCGAGGACCGGCTCATCCCGGGACCCCAGGGTGCCCCTGACGTCATGGTCCGCCTCTACCGCCCGGCCAGAGCGGGTGGGCAGCGGCCCGCCCTGCTGTGGATTCACGGCGGGGGGTACATGCTGGGCAGCGTGGCGGGCGATGACCAGTATGTCGGTCCCCTGACGCACGCGGTGGACTGCGTGGTGGTGTCGGTCGAATACCGCCTCGCGCCCGAGGTGCCCTTCCCAGGCCCGTTGGAGGATTGCTACGCCGCCCTGACATGGCTGTACACGCACGCCGAGGCGCTCGGCGTGAATCCGGAGCGGATCGCCATTGGTGGGGGGAGTGCGGGCGGTGGACTCGCGGCCGGCCTGGGGCTGCTGGCCCGCGACCGCGGGGAAGTTCCCGTCTGCTTCGAGGTGTTGATCTACCCCATGCTGGATGACCGCAACACCCGGAGTGCCGAGGAGGTCGGCTCGGATCATCTTCTGTGGGACCGGGCGGGAAACCGATTCGGCTGGCAGTGCTACCTGGGGCGGGAGCCGGGGGGGGAGGACGTGCCATACCAGGCTGCGCCCGCGCGGGCAGAGGACGTCTCCGGCCTGCCGCCGACGTTTATCAGTGTCGGGGAGCTGGATTTGTTCCTGGACGAGAACATCGAGTACGCGCAACGGCTGCTGCGGGCGGGGGTGCCCACCGAATTGCACGTGTATCCGGGGGCGTATCACGGCTTCGACGTGTTCGTCCCAACGGCCAGGGTGTCGCGGCGGGCCAGGGAGGACGTGGTGCGGGCGCTCCGGCACGCGTTGTGGGGGCATGAGGTCGGGCCTGCACCAACTACGCCGGGCTGA